Proteins encoded together in one Marinobacter sp. Arc7-DN-1 window:
- a CDS encoding cation:proton antiporter encodes MPVSTVLLLASIGVLSLFCQWLAWRVRMPAIVFLLAGGIAAGPVLGFLVPEAVFGDLLFPVISLAVAIILFEGSLTLRFAEIRGHGKMVRNLIPVGSIVTCIIGTLAARWVLDVSWAVALLFGAISIVTGPTVIAPLLRSVRPDSKLANILRWEGIIIDPVGALLAVLVFEGIVSWGQGNVFGHSLYIFGKTLAVGFLIGAVAGHLNGMVLRKHWIPQYLHNAGTLTFMLGVYAISNELAHESGLLTVTVMGIWMANMKQVPIDSILEFKESLSVLLISALFIILAARVEFSAIAELGWGLVVVLALLMLVARPLSIFLSAIGTNLNWREKLFLSWIAPRGIVAAAVSALFAFQLQKLGYESAGALVPLIFILIIATVTLQSMTARPVARLLKVAEPAEYGFLILGANPVARMIAKALKKYEVPVTLADTNWENVRQARMENLQAYFGNPVSEHASTHLDLTGIGKLLVISPYKHMNSLAIYHFLDWFGNKCVYSLAEGDQDQKARHQTAEKIQMTRGLFDGVSYAKLASLVSQGYTIKTTQLSESFGYEDFLKKYQNQALVLFTFDSKEHVAPVCSMEDLKPDDDWILISLVPPQPRKERKEKDGGEETGKEPSASKEPSTDG; translated from the coding sequence ATGCCTGTCAGCACTGTCCTGCTTCTTGCCAGCATTGGCGTTCTCTCACTGTTCTGCCAGTGGCTCGCGTGGCGTGTCCGCATGCCGGCCATTGTTTTCCTTCTGGCGGGCGGCATCGCTGCGGGGCCGGTACTGGGGTTCCTGGTACCCGAGGCCGTGTTCGGCGATCTGCTGTTTCCGGTTATTTCACTGGCCGTCGCCATTATTCTGTTTGAAGGCAGCCTGACCCTGCGCTTTGCGGAAATACGCGGCCACGGCAAGATGGTCCGCAACCTGATTCCGGTGGGCTCCATTGTCACTTGCATCATCGGCACGCTGGCAGCACGCTGGGTACTCGATGTTTCCTGGGCCGTAGCGCTGCTTTTTGGCGCCATTTCAATTGTCACCGGTCCCACCGTGATCGCCCCCTTACTACGATCCGTGCGGCCGGATTCAAAGCTGGCCAACATCCTGCGCTGGGAAGGCATCATTATTGACCCCGTCGGCGCCCTGCTCGCGGTTCTGGTGTTCGAGGGTATTGTTTCCTGGGGCCAGGGCAATGTGTTCGGGCACTCCCTGTACATTTTCGGCAAGACCCTGGCGGTGGGCTTCCTGATTGGCGCCGTAGCCGGCCACCTCAATGGCATGGTACTGCGCAAGCACTGGATCCCCCAATACCTTCATAATGCCGGCACCCTGACCTTCATGCTCGGCGTGTATGCCATTTCCAACGAACTGGCCCACGAGTCCGGTCTGCTGACGGTGACCGTAATGGGCATCTGGATGGCCAATATGAAGCAGGTGCCAATTGACAGTATCCTCGAATTCAAGGAATCCCTCAGTGTTCTGCTGATCTCGGCATTGTTCATCATTCTGGCGGCACGGGTGGAGTTTTCCGCCATCGCCGAGCTCGGCTGGGGCCTGGTGGTAGTGCTGGCGCTACTGATGCTGGTCGCCCGCCCCCTGAGCATCTTCCTTTCGGCCATCGGCACCAACCTGAACTGGCGGGAGAAGCTTTTCCTCAGCTGGATTGCCCCCCGGGGCATTGTTGCTGCGGCGGTTTCTGCCCTGTTTGCCTTCCAGCTTCAGAAGCTCGGCTATGAGAGCGCCGGCGCTCTGGTGCCGCTGATATTCATACTGATTATTGCCACTGTCACCCTGCAAAGCATGACAGCAAGGCCGGTGGCTCGACTGCTGAAGGTCGCTGAGCCGGCAGAATACGGCTTCCTGATTCTCGGAGCCAATCCGGTGGCCCGGATGATAGCAAAGGCTCTGAAAAAATATGAGGTACCGGTGACCCTGGCAGACACCAACTGGGAAAACGTTCGCCAGGCACGCATGGAAAACCTTCAGGCTTACTTCGGCAACCCGGTTTCAGAACACGCCTCCACACACCTGGACCTGACTGGAATTGGCAAGCTTCTGGTGATTTCCCCCTACAAGCACATGAACTCCCTGGCCATCTACCACTTCCTTGACTGGTTTGGAAACAAATGTGTATACAGCCTTGCCGAGGGTGATCAGGACCAGAAGGCCCGGCACCAGACCGCCGAAAAGATCCAGATGACACGGGGACTCTTTGACGGCGTCAGCTACGCTAAACTGGCCAGCCTGGTGAGCCAGGGCTACACCATAAAGACCACCCAGCTGAGCGAATCGTTCGGCTACGAGGATTTCCTGAAGAAGTACCAGAACCAGGCCCTGGTACTGTTCACCTTCGACAGCAAGGAACACGTCGCCCCGGTTTGCAGTATGGAAGACCTGAAACCGGATGACGACTGGATCCTGATCAGCCTGGTGCCCCCGCAGCCAAGAAAAGAACGCAAGGAGAAAGATGGCGGGGAAGAAACCGGCAAGGAGCCTTCAGCCAGTAAAGAGCCTTCAACGGACGGCTGA
- the tcdA gene encoding tRNA cyclic N6-threonylcarbamoyladenosine(37) synthase TcdA — MNADDYAFRFGGIERLHGRRALEAFRHAHIAVIGLGGVGSWAAEALARSGIGTITLIDMDDVCVSNTNRQLHALEGQYGRTKTDAMADRLRAINPQADIRVHFGFLTTKNVGELIMADMTGVVDAIDSVKAKAALIAHCQRRKIPLICAGGAGGQIDPTQIQVADLSKTTQDPLLAKVRNLLRREYGFSRNPKRRFGIEAVYSLEQLTYPAGDGEVCLHKPATDGPVRLDCASGFGAASPVTASFGFFAASRLLNRIARRANQ; from the coding sequence ATGAACGCCGACGATTACGCTTTCCGCTTTGGCGGCATTGAACGATTGCACGGGCGCCGCGCCCTGGAGGCCTTTCGCCACGCCCACATTGCCGTGATCGGACTCGGCGGCGTCGGCTCCTGGGCCGCCGAGGCCCTGGCCCGCAGTGGCATTGGCACCATTACCCTGATCGACATGGACGATGTCTGTGTCTCCAACACCAACCGCCAGCTCCATGCCCTGGAGGGCCAGTACGGGCGCACCAAAACCGATGCCATGGCTGATCGGCTGCGGGCGATCAATCCTCAAGCAGACATCCGTGTGCACTTCGGTTTCCTGACCACCAAAAACGTCGGTGAGCTGATCATGGCCGACATGACCGGCGTGGTCGATGCCATCGACAGCGTCAAGGCCAAGGCGGCCCTGATTGCCCACTGCCAGCGCCGGAAAATCCCGCTGATCTGCGCCGGCGGTGCCGGCGGACAGATCGACCCGACGCAGATTCAGGTAGCCGATCTGAGCAAAACCACTCAGGATCCGTTGTTGGCCAAGGTGCGCAACCTGCTGCGCCGGGAATACGGCTTTTCCCGTAACCCGAAACGGCGCTTTGGCATTGAGGCCGTATACTCCCTCGAGCAGCTGACGTATCCTGCCGGAGACGGGGAAGTCTGCCTGCATAAGCCCGCCACTGATGGCCCGGTCCGGCTCGACTGCGCCTCCGGTTTTGGCGCCGCCAGCCCGGTGACTGCCAGCTTCGGATTCTTTGCAGCGTCCCGGCTGCTGAACCGCATTGCTCGACGCGCCAACCAATAA
- a CDS encoding ChrR family anti-sigma-E factor, translating into MTRHHPDSLSLMEYSAGNLSEPHALCIRLHLDKCSHCRSHVDTLDSLGAVMMEQQPKVSVSESMFDSLLARIDSAPADQPAMPPAPRIGALQKLFGEDLNSLPWKRQLGDVSVLDITDRFPGQKDQVVLQKLAAGGKAPAHTHRGEETTIVLQGAFADQKGVFNQWDFVVLTDQDEHKPVAVGCEDCITLSVLSAPVKLTGTFTRMLNPFIR; encoded by the coding sequence ATGACACGGCATCATCCCGACAGCCTGAGCCTGATGGAGTACAGCGCAGGCAACCTGAGCGAGCCCCATGCCCTTTGCATCCGACTCCACCTGGATAAGTGCTCGCATTGCCGCAGCCATGTGGACACCCTGGACAGTCTTGGCGCTGTGATGATGGAGCAACAGCCGAAGGTGAGCGTCTCGGAAAGCATGTTCGACAGCCTACTTGCCAGGATCGACAGCGCACCCGCTGACCAACCGGCAATGCCACCGGCCCCAAGGATCGGCGCCCTTCAGAAGCTGTTTGGCGAAGACCTCAACAGCCTGCCCTGGAAGCGGCAACTGGGCGATGTCAGCGTGCTGGATATTACCGATCGGTTCCCTGGCCAGAAAGACCAGGTGGTGCTGCAGAAGCTGGCGGCTGGCGGCAAGGCTCCGGCCCACACCCACCGGGGTGAGGAAACGACCATCGTTCTGCAAGGCGCCTTTGCCGATCAGAAAGGGGTGTTCAACCAGTGGGACTTCGTGGTACTGACCGATCAGGATGAGCACAAGCCAGTCGCGGTTGGCTGTGAAGACTGCATTACCTTGTCTGTGCTGAGCGCGCCAGTCAAGCTTACGGGCACTTTTACCCGGATGCTCAATCCGTTTATCCGCTGA
- a CDS encoding sigma-70 family RNA polymerase sigma factor, with protein MTTLDQKPTSSEGRKDPWSQMLQKVGKDQDREAYHALFQHFGPQIKYYAMANGLASHAEELVQEVFVSIWRRSCLYDWRKAAASTWIFTIARNQRIDMLRKMQRTSAEMPVETEDLWQIPGENENEPVTSLHRLMSERRIRESLSHLPEEQTTVIAKVYMENKSHQMVADELNIPLGTVKSRVRLALNKLKVILQDQNV; from the coding sequence GTGACTACACTGGATCAGAAGCCAACCAGTTCCGAGGGGCGTAAAGACCCCTGGAGCCAGATGCTGCAGAAAGTGGGCAAGGACCAGGATCGTGAGGCCTATCATGCGCTCTTCCAGCATTTCGGTCCGCAGATCAAGTACTACGCCATGGCCAATGGTCTGGCAAGCCACGCGGAAGAACTGGTTCAGGAAGTGTTTGTGTCTATCTGGAGGCGCTCTTGCCTCTATGACTGGCGCAAAGCGGCTGCGTCCACATGGATCTTCACTATTGCCCGGAACCAGCGCATTGATATGTTGAGAAAGATGCAACGCACCAGTGCCGAGATGCCGGTTGAAACCGAAGATCTCTGGCAAATCCCTGGCGAAAACGAGAATGAGCCAGTCACCTCGCTGCACCGTTTGATGTCGGAGCGGCGGATTCGCGAATCCCTGAGTCATCTTCCGGAAGAACAGACTACGGTGATTGCCAAGGTTTACATGGAAAACAAGTCTCACCAGATGGTGGCCGATGAGTTGAACATTCCCCTTGGCACCGTGAAAAGCCGGGTGCGCCTGGCACTGAACAAACTGAAAGTGATTTTGCAGGATCAGAACGTATGA